TCCTCGCCACCGCGCTCCGCCGGACGGCCCGCGGCCTTCTCCCGCGCCTCGTGCATGTGCTGCTTGCCCTGGGCGGCAAGCCGCTCCGCCTTGTCCCTGAACTGCTCCCTGATGCCCATCTGTGTCACTCCCGCTGGTCGGTACTCGGGCCCGACCAGGTTTTCACGAATGGACATATCACGCATTTCGATCAGCGGGGGCGGCTCCGCACCCTGCCCATCCACCGTACAGATCAAGGGAGTTGAAGGAGCTGGAGGGAGCTGGCGAAGGCCGGACCGCCCCACAAACGGCGGAAGCCGCGACCGCCCCCACAGCAGCCACGGCTTCCACGCCTCACGGGCGGGGCGGCATCACCCCGCCGGGCCCCATTCTGTTGGACCTCTCAGCGCGTCTGTTGGACCTCTCAGCGCGCGGACCCGCTCGTCCGCGCCTTCTCGTCGGCCTCGCCGCCCGCGCCGACCAGGCCGAGCGACACACTGTCGAGCTTGTCCTCGAAGGCGCGCAGCCGGTAGGGGGCCGCGACGCCGAGCACCGACGGCAGATAGCCGCGGATGGACTGCATGCCGCGCAGCCACCACTGGGCGTAGACGTGCGGGGCGCGCTTCTCGATGCCGGTGACGATCCGGTCGACGGCGGGGCCGAGCGGGTACGTCTTGTTGGCGGGCCAGGGCAGCGTCTGCCGCATCTCGCGCATCACGTCGTCGCGGTCGGCGCCGCGCACCATGTCGGTGTCCGTCCAGGACAGGTAGCCCACGCCCACCTTGACGCCCTTGCTCGCGACCTCGGCGCGCAGGCAGTGCGCGTAGGCCTCGACACCCGACTTGGAGGCGCAGTACGCGGACATCAGCGGGGCGGGCGTGATCGCGGCGAGCGAGGCGATCTGCAGCAGGTAGCCGCGGCTCTCGGTGAGCGCGGGCAGGAAGGCGCGGCCGGTGACGGCGGAGCCGATCAGGTTGACCTCGATCACCCGGCGCCAGGACTCGGGGTCCGAGCTGACGAAGGTGCCGCCGCTGGCCACACCGGCGTTGGCCACCACGATGTCGACCCGGCCGAAGCGCTCCTTGACCTGCTCGGCCACCCGCGCCATCTGTACGTGGTCGGTGACGTCCGCGTACCAGTGGTCGGCGTCGGTGTGGAGCCGTCCGGCGACCCGCTTCAGCTCCTCCTCCTCCAGGCCGACCAGCGCGATCTTGGCGCCGCGGGCGGAGAGCTTGCGGGCGAGCAGCTCGCCGACACCGCGGGCGGCTCCGGTGACGACGGCGACCTGTCCGTCCAGACTTCTGCGGCTCATGCGGCGGCCTCCTTGGAAGGCAGGTACTCGGTGGTGATGTCACGGATACGGTCGTTGACGGCCTCGGGCGCCTCCACGGGCGACATGTGGCCGACGCCGGTGAGTTCGAGGAGACCGACGCAGTTGGGCAGGGTGGCCACCAGGCCCCGGGCGTTGACCATCGGGGTGAGCCGGTCCGCGTGACCGGCGATCACGGCGGTGGGCACGTTCATGGCCCGTACGTTCGCGGTGAGATCCAGGGTACTCATCATGGCGCCCCAGGCGTGGCGGGCCTTGGTCGGGCAGGCGTGCACGATCCGGGCGCAGGTGTCGATCCGCTCGCGGGACGTTCCCGGGCCCATGGTGGCGTACCGCAGGGCGGCCTTGGTCACCGGTGTGACCGGGCCGAGCGGCAGCCGCGAGGTGAGAATCTGCCTGGTCAGGAAGGTGTGTACGCGGCCCTTGGGCATGACGATCACGGTCGAGTTCCGCGGCAGATCGGTGAAGCCGGTGCTGGCGAGCACCACCGCCGCGGCGTGCTCGCGCACGGCGGGCCGCCGGCTGGCCGCCATGATCGTCATGCCGCCCATGGAGTGTCCGACGAGCACGGCCCGCTCGCCCGGCGCGAGGGTCGTCCGCAGGACGGCTTCCAGGTCGTCGGCGAGGGTGTCGGGGGTGTAGCCGCCGGGCACGTGCGGGCTGCCGCCGTGACCGCGCTGGTCGTAGGCGATCACCCGGTGGTCGCGGGCGAGGTCGCGGATCTGCTCGTTCCAGAAGGCGATGGAACAGGTCCAGCCGTGGACGAGGACCACGGTGGGCGCGCCCTCGGGGCCGAAGACCTCGGCGTGGAGCGTCGCGCCGTCGGCCGACAGGGCCGTCACCCGGCGCACCGGCTCGGGCACCCGCGGTCCAACGGTGCGCTGCGCGTCGCGGCTCATGCGGCGGCCTCCTGCTTCTTCGTCGTACGGGAACGCTTGCCTCGCGCCGACCCGCCCTTGCCGCCCTCGACCGCTGCGGGCTTCGCGGACGGGCGGATCACGGCGTACTCGGCGAGGTCCACCCGCCGGGTGGCGTTGCGGAACTCGGTGGTGGTGCCCGGCCAGATGGTGGTGTTGCGGCCGGAGGCGTCCAGGTACCAGCTGACGCAGCCGCCGGTGTTCCAGACGGTGCGCTCCATGCGCCGCTGCACGGACGCGTTCCACGCCTCGACGGCCTGCGGGCGGGCGTCGAAGGCGGCCCGGCCGCCGAGGACGTCGAGCTGGCGCAGATAGTCGGCCATGTAGTTCAGCTGGGACTCGATCATGAGGATCATCGAGGAGTTCCCGAGGCCGGTGTTCGGGCCGATGATCGTCATCCAGTTGGGGAACCCGGTGGCGGTCGCGCCGCGCAGCGAGGCCTGGCCGTGCTCGGCCCAGTTCTCCGTCAGGGTGCGGCCGTCGGCGCCCACCACCCGGTCGGCGATCGGCATGTCGGTGACGTGGAAGCCGGTACCGAAGATGATCGCGTCGACCTCGGCCTCGCTGCCGTCCGCGCCGACCAGCGTGGAGCCGCGCACCTCGCTCAGACCGGAGTCGACCACGTCGACGTTCGGGCTGGCCAGGGCCGGATAGTAGGTGTTGGACAGCAGGATGCGCTTGCAGCCGATGCGGTAGTCCGGGGTGAGCTTGCGGCGCAGTACCGGGTCCTTCACGGCGCGGCCGATGTTCGCCTTGGCGAGGTTCTCGATCAGGCCGAGTTCGTTCGGGCGCTTGGTGAACGCCTGCACCTGGAGCTCGCGGATGCCCCACAGGACGCCGCGGCGCAGCTTGGTGCTCGCGGGCAACTGGCGGTGCAGCCAGCGCTCGACGCCGGTGATCCTGCGGTCCATCCGCGGCATCACCCAGGCCGGGGTGCGCTGGAAGAGGGTCAGCTGGGCGACGTCCGGCTGGATCGCGGGCACGATCTGGATCGCCGAGGCTCCGGTGCCGATCATGGCCACGCGCTTGTTGCGCAGCTCGAAGTCGTGGTCCCACTGCGCGGAGTGGAAGACCTTGCCGGGGAAGGTGTCCAGGCCGGGGACATCCGGGATCTTGGGGTCGGAGAGCGGTCCGGTGGCCGAGACGACCACGTCCGCGGTGAGCGTGCCGCTGGAGGTCTCCAGCTCCCACCACAGGTTCTCGTTGTCCCAACGGGCCAGCTTCAGCTCGGTGTTGAGACGGATGTGGGGGCGCAGCCGGAAGACGTCGGCCACGTACTCCAGGTACTCCCAGATGTGCTCCTGGCCGGAGAAGGTGCGCGGCCAGTCCGGGTTCGGCGCGAAGGAGAAGGAGTACAGGTGCGAGGGCACGTCGCAGGCGCAGCCCGGGTAGCTGTTGTCGCGCCAGGTGCCGCCGACCGCGCCCGCGCGCTCCAGGACCACGAAGTCCGTGATGCCCTCGCGCCGCAGCCGCACCGCGGCACCGAGCCCGCCGAAGCCGGAACCGATCACTGCCACCCGTACGTGCTCACGCTGATGCTCGCTCATCGGCTCCTCCTCGCCGCCCCACAAAGCTGCCAGTAACCGCTGGCACAATCGGAGCGTAAGGCAGAAGTTAACTGATGGGTAGGGGTCCGGCTGATAAAAGTTACCGCCGGTACGACGACTGCGGTTCCCACCGGAATCCGGGGTCGTCCGGCACGGGCGCGGGCTTCACAAGGGCTCACTTAGGCTGCGGGGATGGCGATGGAAGAGCGGCAGTACCGGATGGAAGAGCTGGCCGAGGAGGCGGGGATCACCGTCCGCACCCTGCGCTTCTACCGCGAGCGCAGGCTGATTCCGCCCCCGCGCCGCGAGGGCCGCATCGCCTGGTACGACGAGCGGCACCTGCTGCGCCTGCGCACCATCGCGGCCCTGCTCGAACGCGGCCACACGCTCAGCGGCATCGCCGACCTCGCCGCCGCCTTCGACGCCGGCCGCGACGTGGGCGACCTGCTCGGCCTCGGCGCCCCCACCGAGGAGACACCGGTCCGCCTCACCCCCGAGGAACTCGCCACGTACTTCGAGGGCGAGATCAGCCCGGAGAACCTCACCGCCGCCATGGACCTCGGCTACGTGGCCACCTCGGGCACCGAGTTCGTCCACGTGAGCCGCCGCCTGCTCGACCTCTCCTCGGAGCTCGTCCGTACCGGCATCCCGCTGGCCGACATCCTGGCCACCGCCCGCGCCGTACGCGTCCACGCCGACGCCCTGGTCGCCCTCTTCGCCGACCTCGGCCTGGCCCACACCTCCCTGGAGGAGGTCCAGCGCCTGCGCCCGGTGGCGAAGTCCGTCGTCGAGGCGGAACTCTCCATGGCGATGGACCGCCGCTTCGCCGAGGAACAGCTCAAGCGGCGGGAGGCCGACGGCGGGCGGGCGGAACCCGAGCAGCGGGTGGAGCCGGAGAGGCCCGTGAAGGCGGGCGGCAGGCGGGAAAAGCCGGGCGGGCGGGAGAAGGCGGCCAGCCTGGAGAAGCCGGTGAAGCGGACACGACGGAGCAAGTAGCGGGCCGAGCCCCGGGGCCCGCGCCCGGCACCCCGGCCCTGGCACCCCGGCCCTGGCACCTCGCCCCCGGCACTCCGGCCCCGGCACTCAGCTCCCGTACGTAACCGTCACCGGCGCGTGGTCGGACCACCGCTCGGCGTGCGTGGCGGCGCGCTCCACCCGCCCCTTGAGGGCGCGGGCGGCGAGGCCCTCGGTGGCCACGTGGTAGTCGATGCGCCAGCCGGTGTCCCGGTCGAAGGCCTGGCCGCGGTAGGACCACCAGCTGTAGGGACCGTCGACGTCGGGGTGCAGCCGCCGCATCACGTCCACGTAGCCCCCCTCGCCGAAGACGCCGTCGAGCCACTCCCGCTCCTCGGGCAGGAAGCCGGAGTTCTTGCGGTTGGCCCGCCAGTTCTTCAGGTCCGCCTCGCGGTGCGCGATGTTCCAGTCGCCGCAGACCAGGACCTCACGGCCGTCGGCGGCGGCACGTACCCGCAGCGCGTCGAGATGGGCGCGGAACTCGGCCATGAACCGGACCTTCTCGTCCTGGCGCGGGGTGTCCACCTCCCCGGAGGGCAGGTAGAGACTGGCCACCGTCACGCCCGGCAGGTCCGCCTCCACGTACCGCCCGCTGGTGTCGAACTCCTCGGACCCGAACCCGATCCGCACCCGGTCCGGCTCCCGGCGGGTGTACAGCGAGACCCCCGCACGCCCCTTCGCGGCGGCCGGGGCGTGCACCACGAACCAGCCCTCGGGAGCGCCTGCCTCCGGCGGCAGCTGCCCCGGCTCGGCGCGCACCTCCTGGAGGCACACCACGTCCGACTCGGTCGCGGCGAGCCACTCGACGAAGCCCTTCTTGGCGGCGGCCCGCAGCCCGTTCACATTCACAGAGGTCACTGTCAGCACGACGGGAACCCTAACGCCCGCCCCTGTCGTCGCCCCGGCGTACTGTGTCCCCGCCCCCGGGCACCCGAAATATCACCCCGTAGATCCGTAGATCACTCACCCCGGCTTCGCCGCTGCATAGAAGTACGATACTCCGCATGGATATACGTCTGGACATACGTCAGGTCGCCTTCGACCACCCCGACGCCGTCAAGCTCAACGACCGCGTCCAGCTCGAGTACCAGGAGCGCTACGAGGACGAGGGCGACGTCACGCCCCTGGACCCCGGGATGTTCGCGCCGCCGCTCGGGCTCTACCTCGTCGCCTACGAGGACGGCACCCCGCTGGCCACCGGCGGCTGGCGCTCCCAGGACGAGAACGACCTCGGCTACGCGGACGGCGACGCCGAGATCAAGCGCATGTACGTGGTGCCCGAGGCACGCGGCCGCGGCCTGTCCCGGCTGCTGCTCGCCGCCCTGGAGGAGGACGCCCGCTCCCGGGGCCGCGTCCGGATGGTCCTGGAGACCGGCACCCTGCAGCCCGAGGCGATCGGCCTGTACGTCTCCTGCGGCTACGAGCCCTGCGCCAAGTTCGGCCACTACCGCTTCCACGAACTCAGCCTCTGCTACGCCAAGTCCCTTACCGCAAGCGGGACATGAGCCCGGCGGGCCCGGGTACCGAGCGCGGCCCGCGAGGCGAAGGCGGCACAGCCCATAGGGTGACGGCATGACGAACCCGGACAGCCGCGAGGGCCACGACGGCCGCGGCACCCCAGCCACCGTCACCCCCGCCGCACCCCGGATCCTCTACGGCTGCATGGGGCTCGGCGGCGCCTGGGACCGGACCCCGTACGGCCCGGCCGAGATCGACGAGGCCGAGGCCGCCGTACAGGCGGCCCTGGACAGCGGCATCACCGCCTTCGACCTCGCCGACATCTACCGGCACGGAAAGTCCGAGGCGGTCTTCGGCGAGGTGCTCGCCCGTACGCCCGGACTGCGGGAGCGCATCCTCCTGCAGACCAAGTGCGGGATCCGTCTGGCCGAGGGCGAGCGGCCCGGCCACTACGACCTGCGGGGCGCGAGCGTGCTGCGCCGCACCGAGGAGAGCCTGGCCCGGCTGCGCACCGACCACCTCGACGCCCTGCTCCTGCACCGCCCCGACCCCCTGGCCGACCCCGCCGACCTCGGCGCGGCGCTGACCTCCCTGCACCGGCAGGGCCTGGTCCGGCGGTTCGGCGTCTCCAACATGAACGGCGCCCAGATCGCCCTCCTGCGGGAACACACCGAAGTCCCGCTGGTGGCCAACCAGTTGGAGATGAGCCTGGCCCGCCGGGACTGGGTGGAGTCCGGAGTCCTCGTCAACACCACCGCTGCCACCGGCAACGGCTTCCCCGCCGGAACCCTGGAGTACTGCCGCACCCACCACATCGCCCTCCAGGCCTGGGGCCCGCTCGCCCAGGGCCGCTACACCGGCCGCCAGGAAACCTCCGAGGAACAGGCCACGGCACGACTGCTGCTCCGCCTCGCCGAGCAGTACGACACCACCCCCGAGACCGTCCTCCTGTGGTGGCTCCAACGCCACCCCGCCCACATCGCCCCGGTCATCGGCACCGCCAACCCCACCCGCATCCACGCCTGCCGCGACGCCGCCCTGCGCACCCCGCCGCTCACCCACGAGGAGTGGTACGAACTGTGGATCACCGCACGCGGGGAGCCACTGCCCTGAGCCGAAACCTTGCCCCCACCCCCTCGATCCGCTAAGGCGACCATGACCGCGAACCGCGAACCGCGAACCGCGAACCGCGAACCGCGAACCGCGAACCGCGAACCGCGAACCGCGAACCGCGAACCGCGAACCGCGAACCCGGGGTGGGGTGTTGGCGGTTGGCGAGGCGCGGCGTCGGCGGTGTGCGGCGGCGCTGCGGCGGGTGCGGCCGATGACCTCCGTGAGGTACCAGGCGACCGTCGCTGGGTAAACGTCCGGGGCGGCCGTGAGCGGTAGTGGCCCCGGTCCGTTTCTCCGCGTGCCGGTGGGGGCCGACGCCCCTCGCTGGAGCACCTTCCCCGTCGAACGGACGCTGGTCGTCGCCGCCCGGACGGTGACCTCGACCGTACGGGCCCTGGAAACGCTGCCCCCTCTGCTGCGCGACGACCCCCGGATCGGGGTCGTGTACGCCTACGACCCGGGCTCCGCGTTCAACGACGGCGTCCTTGAGCTGCTCCACACCGCCGGTTGCCGGGTCATGCCGTGGCCTCAACTGGCCCAGGACCAGCCCGACTTGATCATCTCCGCCAGCGAGAACATCGACGTGCCGGAGGGCGACTGCCCAGTCCTGATACTGCCGCACGGCATCGGCTTCCAGAAGCTGGTGCCCGACTCCCGGACCCCGGGCACCCGGCTCTCCGGCGTCGTGCCCGAGCCGCTCATGGCCTCCGGCCGTGCCTGGCTCGCCGTGTCGCATCCGGACCAGGAGGCCCAACTCGTGGCCGCGCACCCTCGGGCGGCCGGGCACACCCTCATGATCGGCGACCCCTGCTTCGACGAGCTCTCGGCGGGCCTGCCGTACGCCGCCTCGTACCGGCGGGCGCTCGGGGTGGGCGAGGGACGGCGGCTGATCGTCCTCAGCTCCACCTGGGGCCGCACCTCCCTGCTCGGCCGGGACCCCGCACTGCCACGCCGCCTGCTCGCCGCCCTGCCCTACGACGCGTACCAACTGGCCCTCATCAGCCACCCCAACGTCTGGTCGGCCCACGGCGGACTGCACCTGAGTACGGTGCTCGCCTCCGCCCTGGACGCGGGCCTGATGCTGATACCGCCCGTCCACGAGTGGCGTGCCGCACTCCTCGGCGCCGACGCGGTGGTGGGCGACCACGGGTCGGTGACGCTGTACGCGGCGGCGCTGGGAAAGCCGGTACTGCTCGCGGCGTTCGGCGACGACTCGGTGGACGGGACAGCCGCGACCGAACTCGCCAAGCACGCACAGCGTTTGCCGCCCGGACAGGACCCACGGCCCCTGCTGACCGCCCTGTTCGACCGGCCGGGCCCGGGACCCGAGTCCGCCGTCGCCGAACTGGCCTTCGCGGAAAGGGGAGTTGTGCTTGCCCGGCTCCGTACGGCCGTGTACCGGCTGCTGAACCTCCCGGAACCGGTCCGCCCCGCGCCCTCGTCCAGGAGGCCACCCCGGACAAGCTCCCCCGCCGCCCCCGTCACCTCCTGGCAGGTACGCACGACCGTCGACCCCGACGGCGAGCAGGTGACCGTGGACCGTCGGCCGTACGCCGCCCTGGACGGGTCCGGGGCCGGGGCGGGGGCCGGAGCGGGGGCCGGAGCGGGGGCCGGGACACGGGAAGAGAACGACGGCGAGTACGTCCACTTGGCCTGCGACGAGGAGGAGCACGACCCGCGATTCCGGGACAGCGCCTCGGTGCTGGTGGCGCACCGTGCGGCCACGCGTACGGCGACTGCACTGCGCTGGATACGGGAAGAGCGGACCGCCCACCCGAGCCGCCTGCTTGTCGGTGTCGGGGTGGAGGGTGGGCGGTGTGGTCCGTACGACGGTGCCGCCCAGGACTGGGTCGACGGTCCGGGTTCCTCAGGGATGCGAGGTCCCGAGGAGAGTGCGCGACGGTTTCTGTTCGGGCTGCGCGGCGGGCGGGTGGTGGAGGCCACGGTGACCGGCGACGGCATGGACCCGGGACTGCCCGCTGCCGTCGTCTACGCCTGCCTGCGTGCTCAACTCCCGCTGCACGACGCTGTCTTCACCCTCCGCGTGGGCGAACTCGGCGCGGAAGACGTGCGGTTGAGAGTGCTCCCGGGCGCCACCTGGTCCGGCCCTCCGGAAGGTCAGGAGAGCTAAAGAGTGCCTCCTCGACCCTTCCAACGGCTGATCGGACATGCCTGTCCTGTTGGTGATCACGATGGGCGATGGACGGCTCCACCTCGCCGCCATCCCCATGTGGAGCCGGGACTGAGAAGCGTGGGTACCAGATCACGCACGGGAAGCTTGTGAGCAGCGTGGGGCAGTGCCCTAAATGGGTACTTTCAGTGAAAGAATCACCATAATTCGTGACTCTG
This is a stretch of genomic DNA from Streptomyces sp. NA04227. It encodes these proteins:
- a CDS encoding SDR family oxidoreductase; amino-acid sequence: MSRRSLDGQVAVVTGAARGVGELLARKLSARGAKIALVGLEEEELKRVAGRLHTDADHWYADVTDHVQMARVAEQVKERFGRVDIVVANAGVASGGTFVSSDPESWRRVIEVNLIGSAVTGRAFLPALTESRGYLLQIASLAAITPAPLMSAYCASKSGVEAYAHCLRAEVASKGVKVGVGYLSWTDTDMVRGADRDDVMREMRQTLPWPANKTYPLGPAVDRIVTGIEKRAPHVYAQWWLRGMQSIRGYLPSVLGVAAPYRLRAFEDKLDSVSLGLVGAGGEADEKARTSGSAR
- a CDS encoding alpha/beta fold hydrolase — protein: MSRDAQRTVGPRVPEPVRRVTALSADGATLHAEVFGPEGAPTVVLVHGWTCSIAFWNEQIRDLARDHRVIAYDQRGHGGSPHVPGGYTPDTLADDLEAVLRTTLAPGERAVLVGHSMGGMTIMAASRRPAVREHAAAVVLASTGFTDLPRNSTVIVMPKGRVHTFLTRQILTSRLPLGPVTPVTKAALRYATMGPGTSRERIDTCARIVHACPTKARHAWGAMMSTLDLTANVRAMNVPTAVIAGHADRLTPMVNARGLVATLPNCVGLLELTGVGHMSPVEAPEAVNDRIRDITTEYLPSKEAAA
- a CDS encoding NAD(P)/FAD-dependent oxidoreductase, producing the protein MSEHQREHVRVAVIGSGFGGLGAAVRLRREGITDFVVLERAGAVGGTWRDNSYPGCACDVPSHLYSFSFAPNPDWPRTFSGQEHIWEYLEYVADVFRLRPHIRLNTELKLARWDNENLWWELETSSGTLTADVVVSATGPLSDPKIPDVPGLDTFPGKVFHSAQWDHDFELRNKRVAMIGTGASAIQIVPAIQPDVAQLTLFQRTPAWVMPRMDRRITGVERWLHRQLPASTKLRRGVLWGIRELQVQAFTKRPNELGLIENLAKANIGRAVKDPVLRRKLTPDYRIGCKRILLSNTYYPALASPNVDVVDSGLSEVRGSTLVGADGSEAEVDAIIFGTGFHVTDMPIADRVVGADGRTLTENWAEHGQASLRGATATGFPNWMTIIGPNTGLGNSSMILMIESQLNYMADYLRQLDVLGGRAAFDARPQAVEAWNASVQRRMERTVWNTGGCVSWYLDASGRNTTIWPGTTTEFRNATRRVDLAEYAVIRPSAKPAAVEGGKGGSARGKRSRTTKKQEAAA
- a CDS encoding MerR family transcriptional regulator; amino-acid sequence: MEELAEEAGITVRTLRFYRERRLIPPPRREGRIAWYDERHLLRLRTIAALLERGHTLSGIADLAAAFDAGRDVGDLLGLGAPTEETPVRLTPEELATYFEGEISPENLTAAMDLGYVATSGTEFVHVSRRLLDLSSELVRTGIPLADILATARAVRVHADALVALFADLGLAHTSLEEVQRLRPVAKSVVEAELSMAMDRRFAEEQLKRREADGGRAEPEQRVEPERPVKAGGRREKPGGREKAASLEKPVKRTRRSK
- a CDS encoding exodeoxyribonuclease III; its protein translation is MLTVTSVNVNGLRAAAKKGFVEWLAATESDVVCLQEVRAEPGQLPPEAGAPEGWFVVHAPAAAKGRAGVSLYTRREPDRVRIGFGSEEFDTSGRYVEADLPGVTVASLYLPSGEVDTPRQDEKVRFMAEFRAHLDALRVRAAADGREVLVCGDWNIAHREADLKNWRANRKNSGFLPEEREWLDGVFGEGGYVDVMRRLHPDVDGPYSWWSYRGQAFDRDTGWRIDYHVATEGLAARALKGRVERAATHAERWSDHAPVTVTYGS
- a CDS encoding GNAT family N-acetyltransferase, whose amino-acid sequence is MDIRLDIRQVAFDHPDAVKLNDRVQLEYQERYEDEGDVTPLDPGMFAPPLGLYLVAYEDGTPLATGGWRSQDENDLGYADGDAEIKRMYVVPEARGRGLSRLLLAALEEDARSRGRVRMVLETGTLQPEAIGLYVSCGYEPCAKFGHYRFHELSLCYAKSLTASGT
- a CDS encoding aldo/keto reductase family oxidoreductase translates to MTNPDSREGHDGRGTPATVTPAAPRILYGCMGLGGAWDRTPYGPAEIDEAEAAVQAALDSGITAFDLADIYRHGKSEAVFGEVLARTPGLRERILLQTKCGIRLAEGERPGHYDLRGASVLRRTEESLARLRTDHLDALLLHRPDPLADPADLGAALTSLHRQGLVRRFGVSNMNGAQIALLREHTEVPLVANQLEMSLARRDWVESGVLVNTTAATGNGFPAGTLEYCRTHHIALQAWGPLAQGRYTGRQETSEEQATARLLLRLAEQYDTTPETVLLWWLQRHPAHIAPVIGTANPTRIHACRDAALRTPPLTHEEWYELWITARGEPLP